Genomic window (Candidatus Chlorobium masyuteum):
AAGTAACGGGGTTTCCAAAACCTACGCCATGACCGGCTGGAGAATCGGTTATCTTGCAGGGCCGAAATGGCTGATTGATGCCTGTGACAAGATTCAGTCGCAGACCACCTCAAACCCCAACGCGATTGCACAGAAAGCGGCTATGGCTGCACTTATTGGTGATCAGCGTATTGTTGAGGAACGACGTCTTGAATTTGAAAAACGGCGGGACTATATGTACGCAGCCCTCAACAGTATTCCGGGATTCAGGACGGCTCTTCCACAGGGTGCCTTTTATATTTTCCCGGATATCAGCGGTGTGCTTGGCCAGACCTTCAACGGTGTTGTGATGAAAGATTCGGCAGATGTTGCCGAATATCTGCTCAAGGAGCATCTGGTTGCAACGGTTCCCGGTGATGCCTTCGGTGCGCCCAACAATCTTCGTCTCTCCTATGCGGCCTCTATTGCCTCGCTTGAAGAAGCGGTCAATCGTATCCGGAGAGCTTTCAAATAGTCGGTATATGCTGAAAGTCCGTCGCAGCAGGCTCTATACCCTGTGGTTCGGGTGGTACTCCCGCCGCCAGTTCAGACGGTATTTTAATTCGGTCCGCGTCTTTATGCCGTCAGGAGTGCTGGATATGGATCCCGGCACTCCGGTTATTTTTTATGCCAATCATGCCTACTGGTGGGATGGCTTCTGGTCACAGCTCTGCACCGAGGAGTATTTCCATCAGAACCTTCATATCATTATCGAGTATCAGCAGTTACACCAGCATCGGTTTTTTACCCGTATTGGCGCTTTTTCTCTTGACCGTTCACGCCCGAGAACACTTCCGGCTACGCTTCGTTATGCGGCTGAGCTGCTTACTGCCGATTCTGACCGCCAGAATGCGCTCTGGATTTTTCCCCAGGGAAAGATTGAGCATGTAGACAAACGGCCACTCTTCTTTTTCAAGGGTACAGCTTCAATACTTTCAAAGGTAGTTGAAAAAACAGGCCGGATTTACCTGGTTTCTGTT
Coding sequences:
- a CDS encoding lysophospholipid acyltransferase family protein, with the protein product MLKVRRSRLYTLWFGWYSRRQFRRYFNSVRVFMPSGVLDMDPGTPVIFYANHAYWWDGFWSQLCTEEYFHQNLHIIIEYQQLHQHRFFTRIGAFSLDRSRPRTLPATLRYAAELLTADSDRQNALWIFPQGKIEHVDKRPLFFFKGTASILSKVVEKTGRIYLVSVVSRIDYLEEQKPELFLSFMAPLLVTAETYTGPDELTVSMQSITESHLDELTSRISDRNLDDAKILLKGGSSINRRVEKIRRVLHLDRA